A genomic region of Methanobacterium sp. SMA-27 contains the following coding sequences:
- a CDS encoding 30S ribosomal protein S13 — MEEEFKHMVRISRRDVDGKKTIENALADIKGIGRALSRALCTVAGFDATMQIGYLPDKDVLVLEEAVKAPQKFDLPEWMLNRRNDYETGETVHLIESDLTMRLRDDLNRMKKTRSYKGRRHEVGLPVRGQRTKSTFRKGSSVGVRRRRGRPQ, encoded by the coding sequence ATGGAAGAGGAATTTAAACACATGGTCCGTATCTCCCGTAGGGATGTAGACGGTAAAAAAACAATTGAAAACGCTCTTGCAGATATCAAAGGTATTGGAAGGGCATTATCACGGGCACTGTGCACAGTTGCTGGATTTGATGCAACAATGCAAATAGGATACCTGCCAGATAAAGATGTTCTGGTTCTTGAAGAGGCTGTTAAAGCACCTCAAAAATTTGATTTACCAGAATGGATGTTAAACAGGCGTAACGATTATGAAACTGGTGAAACAGTCCACCTAATAGAATCTGACCTTACAATGAGATTAAGGGACGACTTAAACAGAATGAAGAAAACCAGAAGCTACAAGGGTAGAAGACATGAGGTAGGACTCCCAGTCAGGGGTCAGAGAACCAAGTCAACCTTCAGGAAAGGTTCATCTGTTGGAGTTAGAAGGAGAAGAGGAAGACCACAGTAA
- a CDS encoding RNA-guided pseudouridylation complex pseudouridine synthase subunit Cbf5 yields the protein MAELLIKAEGETDPYFGSKPDERPIKEHISKGVVNLDKTMGPTSHEIDSWVKRILHVEKTGHGGTLDPRVTGVLPIGINKATRVIQMLLGAPKEYVCLMRLHEEISEQRIRDILQEFTGKIFQTPPLKSAVKRELRVRTIYNIDIIEIDGQDVLFRINCEGGTYIRKYCHDIGEALGIGAHMAELRRTKSGPFTEDETLKTLQDLTDAYYYLTEENDETQIRECILPMEAAVTHLKQVIVRDSAVDAICHGADLASGGILKLSPNIDKVETVRVLTLKGELVAAGETVENSAGILKSNKGIMINIKKVFMEPETYPKMWK from the coding sequence ATGGCAGAACTTCTCATAAAAGCCGAAGGTGAAACAGATCCATATTTTGGATCTAAACCCGACGAGCGACCAATAAAAGAACACATCTCCAAAGGAGTTGTGAATCTAGATAAAACAATGGGCCCAACCTCCCATGAGATTGACTCATGGGTAAAAAGGATTCTTCACGTTGAGAAAACAGGCCACGGTGGAACACTCGACCCTAGAGTCACAGGTGTACTTCCCATAGGAATAAACAAAGCAACACGTGTTATCCAGATGCTTTTAGGTGCTCCTAAGGAATATGTATGCCTTATGAGGCTTCATGAGGAAATCAGTGAACAGAGAATTCGGGATATTCTCCAGGAATTTACAGGGAAAATATTCCAGACACCGCCCCTCAAATCCGCTGTAAAGCGTGAATTAAGGGTTCGAACAATATACAATATTGACATCATAGAAATCGATGGACAGGATGTTCTCTTCCGCATAAATTGCGAAGGAGGAACCTACATCAGAAAGTACTGTCATGATATTGGAGAAGCACTTGGAATTGGTGCCCACATGGCAGAACTTAGAAGAACTAAGTCAGGACCATTCACTGAAGACGAAACACTTAAAACACTTCAAGATCTAACAGATGCTTACTATTACCTAACTGAAGAAAATGACGAAACTCAAATAAGAGAATGCATACTTCCAATGGAAGCAGCAGTCACACATCTCAAACAGGTTATAGTAAGGGATTCAGCTGTGGATGCCATATGCCATGGTGCAGATCTTGCTTCAGGAGGAATTCTGAAACTTTCCCCTAACATTGATAAAGTAGAAACTGTTAGAGTGCTCACACTTAAAGGTGAACTCGTTGCAGCAGGTGAAACTGTTGAAAATTCAGCAGGGATCTTGAAATCAAATAAGGGAATAATGATAAATATAAAAAAGGTATTTATGGAACCTGAAACATATCCAAAGATGTGGAAGTAA
- a CDS encoding 50S ribosomal protein L14e, with the protein MPAIEVGRICVKIAGREAGEKCVIVEVIDDKFVEVVGTAMKNRKCNIKHLEPVDQTIEIKSDDVEAIKKELEAAIA; encoded by the coding sequence ATGCCAGCAATAGAAGTAGGAAGAATATGTGTTAAAATAGCAGGAAGGGAAGCAGGCGAGAAATGTGTTATCGTTGAAGTCATAGATGACAAATTTGTTGAAGTAGTTGGAACCGCAATGAAAAACAGAAAATGCAACATAAAACATCTCGAACCAGTTGACCAGACAATAGAAATAAAATCCGATGATGTTGAAGCAATAAAAAAAGAACTTGAAGCAGCAATAGCTTAA
- the cmk gene encoding (d)CMP kinase encodes MIITIGGLAGSGTTTAAKILSEKLQIPYLSAGEIFRQMAVEKGMDIMEFGKFAEGNDEIDLEIDRRQAQLAKEYTDLIVEGRLSAHFVEADLKIWFVAPQDIRTERICMREGKTRETVKKEIITRGESEATRYQEIHGIDIGNMEVYDIVINSHSFKPEGIAEIILKVTEVISCQQ; translated from the coding sequence ATGATCATCACCATCGGTGGTCTGGCAGGAAGCGGTACAACAACTGCTGCAAAGATACTGTCGGAAAAACTTCAAATACCATATCTATCAGCTGGCGAAATATTTCGTCAAATGGCTGTTGAAAAAGGTATGGATATAATGGAGTTTGGTAAATTCGCCGAAGGTAACGATGAAATCGACCTTGAAATCGACAGAAGACAGGCACAGTTAGCCAAAGAATATACAGATTTAATTGTTGAGGGTAGACTTTCAGCGCACTTCGTTGAAGCAGACCTCAAAATATGGTTTGTAGCACCCCAAGATATTCGAACAGAACGAATATGTATGAGGGAAGGCAAAACCAGAGAAACTGTAAAAAAAGAAATTATTACAAGAGGAGAAAGCGAAGCCACCCGTTATCAAGAGATACACGGAATCGATATTGGAAATATGGAAGTTTATGACATTGTTATAAACAGTCATAGTTTCAAACCCGAGGGCATAGCAGAGATTATATTAAAAGTAACTGAGGTGATTTCATGCCAGCAATAG
- a CDS encoding 50S ribosomal protein L34e, with the protein MPEGRYRSRSYKRTFKKTPGGKTVLHYKKKLPSKHICAECGKQLHSVPRGRPYQIRKLSKSKKRPNRPYGGNLCSECARQVFKQEARL; encoded by the coding sequence ATGCCAGAAGGAAGGTACAGATCTAGATCATACAAAAGAACATTCAAAAAAACCCCTGGAGGAAAAACAGTTCTTCACTATAAGAAGAAGCTACCATCCAAGCACATATGTGCTGAATGTGGTAAGCAACTTCACTCCGTTCCAAGGGGAAGACCATACCAAATAAGAAAACTATCAAAGTCAAAGAAAAGACCTAACAGGCCTTATGGTGGAAACCTCTGTTCAGAGTGTGCTCGCCAAGTCTTCAAACAAGAGGCAAGGTTGTAA
- a CDS encoding EMC3/TMCO1 family protein codes for MDFSILNQVLNPILNPLLTLVSNPNNPFFGAIIGVFIIATVVAFVITVANKLLVDQDRLQFLQKEMKGFQQDMMAAQKSGDPKAMADMQKKQTEFMSLQKEMMFNSFKPMIVTFVPIIIVFYWMAGNPLINTMWLNIPTFAYYVLLVPIFHTFYHQSAGVPVFAIEWLGWYILCSFAMSLIWRKLLGLKGGAM; via the coding sequence ATGGACTTTTCAATTCTTAACCAAGTATTAAATCCTATACTTAACCCCCTTCTAACACTGGTTTCTAATCCAAACAATCCATTTTTCGGGGCAATCATAGGAGTATTTATAATAGCTACAGTAGTGGCTTTTGTTATCACAGTGGCCAACAAATTACTAGTTGACCAGGACCGTTTACAATTCCTGCAAAAGGAAATGAAAGGATTCCAGCAGGATATGATGGCTGCCCAGAAATCAGGTGACCCGAAGGCAATGGCAGATATGCAGAAAAAACAGACTGAATTTATGAGTCTACAGAAGGAGATGATGTTCAACTCCTTCAAACCAATGATTGTAACATTCGTGCCAATAATCATAGTATTCTATTGGATGGCTGGAAATCCACTCATAAACACTATGTGGCTCAATATACCCACCTTTGCATATTATGTGTTGCTGGTGCCAATATTCCATACATTCTACCATCAATCTGCAGGAGTTCCTGTATTTGCAATTGAATGGCTTGGATGGTACATACTGTGCTCATTTGCAATGTCCCTGATATGGAGAAAATTACTGGGACTCAAGGGAGGAGCAATGTAA
- a CDS encoding adenylate kinase, translated as MKLVVVAGIPGSGSTTVLTKVLEELDYMHVNYGDVMLEIAKSDCLVVDRDSLRKLSPDMQKEVQENAAQSIREKSEQSNIIVDTHCTIKTPSGFLPGLPKWVLDQLKPDMFVLLEADGDEILKRRISDTTRTRDSERLKDIDIHQEMNRAAAMAYAVLTGATVKIIENHDNRLDEAVEEMVKTLK; from the coding sequence ATGAAATTGGTTGTAGTCGCAGGGATTCCAGGATCAGGAAGCACAACAGTGCTTACAAAAGTATTAGAAGAACTTGATTATATGCATGTGAACTATGGTGATGTTATGCTAGAAATAGCAAAGAGTGACTGTCTTGTAGTGGACAGAGATTCACTCCGGAAACTTTCACCAGACATGCAAAAGGAAGTTCAAGAAAATGCTGCACAAAGTATAAGAGAGAAGTCCGAGCAAAGTAACATAATCGTTGACACACATTGTACCATAAAAACACCATCAGGATTTCTACCAGGACTTCCTAAATGGGTGTTAGACCAGCTGAAACCAGATATGTTTGTTCTACTGGAAGCTGATGGCGATGAAATTCTAAAAAGACGCATCAGCGACACAACTAGAACAAGGGACTCAGAAAGACTGAAGGATATAGACATCCATCAGGAAATGAATAGGGCAGCAGCAATGGCCTACGCAGTTCTAACTGGTGCAACAGTAAAGATCATAGAAAACCACGACAACAGACTAGATGAAGCTGTTGAAGAGATGGTGAAAACATTAAAATGA
- the secY gene encoding preprotein translocase subunit SecY: MKEIIQPIFSLLPQVKSPTYRVPFKEKIKWTGVILVLYFVLGLVALFGLSSGAVDQFANLRAVMAGSFGSIITLGIGPIVSASIILQLLVGGKIINLDLSKPEDKAFFQGTQKLLAIIFTLFEGSVLVLTGALPASTPGLQWILILQITIGGILIIFLDEVVSKWGFGSGVGLFIAAGVAEQIVVGSLNPLVPAGSQAPAGAIPGFIYSLTVGQPGFYLLLPVIATIVVFLIVVYAESMRVEIPLSYGGVKGARGKYPLKFIYASNMPVILTSALLLNVQLFAAMFQKIGFPILGTVTNGKAINGLAYVLTPPNSLGILFTDPLRVLIYGVVFIASCILFAVLWVELSGIGPKQVSKQLHGMGMQIPGHRSSRAHFEKILKRYIPAITVLGGAFVGLLAFGADLTGALGGGTGVLLTVGIVYKLYEEIAQEQLMDMHPMLRNFLGDSK, encoded by the coding sequence TTGAAAGAGATAATACAACCAATCTTCTCATTGTTACCCCAGGTAAAATCCCCAACCTACAGGGTACCATTTAAAGAGAAAATCAAATGGACAGGTGTGATATTAGTCCTGTACTTCGTACTAGGTTTAGTAGCACTATTTGGATTAAGTTCAGGTGCAGTTGACCAGTTTGCTAATTTAAGAGCTGTTATGGCTGGTAGTTTCGGTTCAATAATAACTTTAGGTATTGGACCCATAGTATCGGCATCCATTATACTGCAGCTGCTGGTTGGGGGTAAGATAATTAATCTTGACCTTTCAAAACCCGAGGACAAAGCATTTTTCCAGGGAACACAGAAACTCCTTGCAATCATATTCACATTGTTTGAAGGATCAGTCCTTGTACTAACAGGGGCACTACCTGCATCAACACCAGGATTACAATGGATTCTTATTCTACAGATAACTATTGGAGGAATATTAATAATATTCCTTGATGAAGTTGTTTCAAAATGGGGATTCGGAAGCGGTGTTGGACTGTTTATTGCAGCAGGTGTTGCAGAACAGATAGTGGTTGGATCATTAAACCCACTGGTTCCGGCAGGATCTCAGGCTCCAGCTGGAGCAATACCCGGATTTATATACTCCCTAACAGTTGGACAACCTGGATTTTATTTACTGTTACCTGTAATAGCCACCATAGTGGTATTCCTAATAGTTGTTTATGCAGAAAGTATGCGTGTTGAAATACCCCTATCATATGGGGGAGTCAAAGGAGCAAGGGGAAAATACCCACTCAAATTCATATACGCAAGTAACATGCCAGTTATATTAACAAGTGCATTATTACTGAATGTACAGCTTTTCGCAGCCATGTTCCAGAAGATTGGGTTCCCAATCTTGGGAACTGTAACCAATGGTAAGGCCATAAATGGACTTGCATATGTTCTGACACCACCAAACTCCCTTGGTATACTATTTACCGATCCCTTGCGAGTTTTGATATACGGTGTTGTATTCATAGCATCATGTATATTATTTGCTGTACTTTGGGTTGAATTAAGTGGTATAGGGCCTAAACAGGTTTCAAAACAGTTGCATGGAATGGGAATGCAGATACCAGGTCATAGAAGCAGCAGAGCACACTTTGAAAAGATACTCAAACGGTATATTCCTGCCATAACAGTACTTGGTGGGGCATTTGTTGGATTACTTGCATTTGGAGCAGATCTAACAGGCGCACTTGGAGGAGGAACAGGTGTTCTGCTGACAGTTGGTATAGTCTACAAACTATACGAAGAAATAGCCCAAGAACAACTCATGGACATGCACCCAATGCTAAGGAATTTTTTAGGTGATTCAAAATGA
- a CDS encoding uL15 family ribosomal protein gives MIRKTRKVCKLRGSRTMAGGCSKNNRGAGHRGGKGLAGGHKHHWTWMVKYDPNHFGKYGFKRPQGSVYEYNPVNVDYLDEKCEELVSKGLATKDKKKIVIDVTEIGYNKVLGKGRISKALTIKSPQFSKSALKKIEEAGGEAITL, from the coding sequence ATGATAAGAAAAACAAGGAAAGTATGTAAATTGCGAGGTTCCAGAACAATGGCCGGAGGATGTTCCAAGAACAACAGAGGCGCAGGTCATAGAGGTGGAAAAGGTTTGGCCGGTGGACACAAACACCATTGGACATGGATGGTCAAGTACGATCCTAACCACTTCGGTAAATACGGTTTTAAAAGACCACAGGGAAGTGTATATGAATACAACCCTGTAAATGTTGACTATCTAGATGAAAAATGTGAAGAACTTGTTTCCAAAGGATTAGCAACTAAAGATAAGAAAAAAATAGTAATAGATGTAACTGAAATAGGTTACAACAAAGTTTTAGGGAAGGGCAGGATTAGTAAAGCACTAACAATTAAATCCCCACAATTTTCCAAGTCAGCTCTCAAAAAAATTGAAGAAGCTGGAGGAGAAGCAATTACCCTTTAA
- the rpmD gene encoding 50S ribosomal protein L30: MIAVVRVRGRTGVKKGIQDTMSMLKLTRINHLVLLHEDPTYKGMLVKAKDYITWGEIDEETITQIITKRGKLSGNVNVTEEYIKENTDFSSIEELAKAVVAGEATVEDAGIKSVFRLHPPRRGYEATKKSFKEGGSLGNRGNINELVAKMI, from the coding sequence ATGATCGCAGTAGTAAGAGTGAGGGGCAGAACCGGTGTAAAGAAAGGTATACAAGACACCATGTCCATGTTAAAACTCACAAGAATCAACCACCTAGTCCTTCTACACGAAGATCCAACTTACAAAGGAATGTTAGTGAAGGCAAAGGACTACATCACCTGGGGAGAAATTGATGAGGAAACAATTACCCAAATCATAACCAAACGTGGAAAACTCTCAGGTAATGTTAATGTTACAGAAGAATATATTAAAGAAAACACAGATTTCTCTTCAATAGAAGAACTTGCAAAGGCTGTTGTAGCTGGAGAAGCTACTGTTGAAGATGCTGGAATAAAATCAGTTTTCAGACTACATCCTCCAAGGAGAGGATACGAAGCAACCAAAAAAAGCTTTAAAGAAGGAGGAAGCCTGGGAAACAGGGGAAATATTAACGAACTTGTTGCAAAGATGATCTAA
- the rpsE gene encoding 30S ribosomal protein S5 produces the protein MANNYTKEEFVPKTQLGHLVKEGKITDIDEIFEKGLPIMELGIVDTLLPDLEEEVMDVNLVQRMHKSGRKVNFRVIVAVGNKNGYVGLGQGKAKEVGPAIRKAVDNAKFNIIKVRRGCGDWGCVCGREHTVPFKIEGKRGSVRVTLIPAPGGVGLAIGNVGKTILGLAGIDDVWSQTMGQTQTTINFAGAVFEALKELSKVKATTRDLKNLGCIV, from the coding sequence ATGGCAAATAATTACACTAAAGAAGAATTTGTACCAAAAACCCAGTTAGGGCATTTGGTTAAAGAAGGCAAAATAACAGATATCGATGAGATCTTTGAGAAAGGCCTTCCAATAATGGAATTGGGAATAGTAGACACATTACTACCCGACCTTGAAGAAGAGGTCATGGATGTAAACCTTGTTCAGAGAATGCATAAGTCTGGTCGTAAAGTTAACTTCAGAGTTATAGTAGCTGTAGGGAATAAAAATGGTTACGTAGGACTTGGACAGGGAAAAGCCAAAGAGGTAGGACCTGCAATAAGAAAAGCAGTTGACAATGCCAAATTTAACATTATAAAAGTTAGAAGAGGCTGCGGTGACTGGGGATGTGTCTGCGGTAGGGAACACACAGTACCATTCAAAATTGAAGGTAAAAGAGGAAGTGTTCGTGTCACCCTAATACCAGCACCTGGTGGAGTAGGTCTAGCAATAGGAAATGTTGGAAAAACCATCCTAGGACTAGCAGGTATAGACGATGTATGGTCTCAGACAATGGGCCAAACACAGACAACCATAAACTTTGCAGGAGCAGTTTTTGAAGCACTTAAAGAACTGAGCAAAGTAAAAGCAACTACCAGAGACCTCAAAAATCTAGGATGTATAGTATAG
- a CDS encoding 50S ribosomal protein L18, producing the protein MAHSSRYKLAFKRRREGKTDYRARLNLIGLDKSRLVVRITNQHTIAQIINVNVDGDETVVSAHSNELKKMGWLGSGKNTSAAYLTGFLVAKKAQKAGIENAVLDIGLKSSTRGAKIFAVLKGAVDGGLNVPHNDVILPADERIRGDHVAAYAESLSDEEVEKKFSQYIKNGLSPKDLPDHFESIKQKIEEGV; encoded by the coding sequence TTGGCACACAGTTCAAGATATAAACTCGCATTTAAAAGAAGAAGAGAAGGAAAAACAGATTATAGGGCAAGACTGAACCTTATAGGGTTAGACAAGTCTAGATTGGTTGTAAGAATTACTAACCAACATACAATAGCCCAAATAATTAATGTTAATGTGGATGGGGATGAAACTGTTGTTTCAGCACATTCAAATGAACTTAAAAAAATGGGATGGTTAGGAAGTGGAAAGAACACTTCTGCAGCATATTTAACAGGATTTTTAGTTGCTAAAAAAGCACAGAAAGCAGGAATAGAAAATGCTGTACTAGACATAGGCCTTAAATCCTCAACCAGGGGTGCAAAAATATTTGCAGTACTCAAGGGAGCAGTTGACGGAGGACTCAATGTACCTCACAACGATGTAATATTACCTGCTGATGAAAGGATAAGGGGAGATCATGTTGCAGCATATGCTGAATCCCTAAGTGACGAAGAGGTGGAGAAAAAGTTTTCACAGTACATTAAAAATGGACTATCTCCAAAAGACCTCCCTGATCATTTTGAATCAATAAAACAGAAGATTGAGGAAGGGGTATAA
- a CDS encoding 50S ribosomal protein L19e, protein MNLTTQKRLAADILKVGVNKVWIDPETVEEVSRAITRESVKQLIDSGAIKAKPKKGISSFRSKKIAEQKSKGRRKGRGSIKGAKGARNPKKKAWMTTIRALRTNLKDMRENREINKTTYRKLYRMAKGGAFRSKSYMKTYARDHDLLR, encoded by the coding sequence ATGAATCTTACTACTCAAAAGAGATTAGCTGCAGACATACTCAAAGTAGGAGTTAACAAGGTCTGGATAGACCCTGAAACTGTTGAAGAAGTATCACGGGCTATTACTAGAGAAAGTGTTAAACAGTTGATAGACAGCGGAGCCATAAAAGCTAAGCCAAAAAAAGGAATAAGCAGCTTCAGATCAAAGAAAATTGCGGAACAAAAAAGTAAAGGAAGAAGGAAAGGTAGGGGTAGCATAAAAGGAGCTAAAGGAGCTCGTAACCCTAAGAAAAAAGCATGGATGACTACGATAAGGGCTCTCAGAACTAATTTGAAAGACATGAGGGAAAACAGGGAAATTAATAAAACAACCTATCGTAAACTTTACAGAATGGCCAAAGGCGGAGCATTTAGGAGTAAATCCTATATGAAAACATACGCTAGGGATCATGACTTGCTCAGATAA
- a CDS encoding 50S ribosomal protein L32e, with product MIRKTKRPNFKRQEWFRYKKLGETYRKPKGKTSKRRRYEARKPAMPSIGYRTPRNLRGLHPSGFEDILVCNVAELEKLDPSTQAGRISSTVGTRKKITMLEKARELKIKILNKGL from the coding sequence ATGATAAGAAAAACCAAAAGACCAAACTTCAAAAGACAAGAATGGTTCAGGTACAAAAAACTCGGGGAAACATACAGAAAACCCAAGGGTAAAACAAGTAAAAGAAGAAGATATGAGGCACGAAAGCCTGCTATGCCCTCTATTGGTTACAGAACCCCAAGAAATTTAAGGGGACTTCACCCTTCAGGATTCGAAGATATTCTTGTCTGCAATGTTGCAGAACTTGAAAAACTGGATCCAAGTACTCAGGCAGGTAGGATCAGCTCCACTGTAGGTACCAGAAAGAAGATAACCATGCTTGAAAAGGCAAGGGAACTTAAAATAAAAATCTTGAACAAGGGGCTTTAA
- a CDS encoding 50S ribosomal protein L6, translating to MAQVTILREEIPIPEGIDVTVDKAVTVKGSKGTLTRNFNNKSIQIKVEDEKVVVEARFPKKKDKAMLGTIRSHIRNMIIGLTDGFTYNMKIVYAHFPMTVKTAGNKITIENFLGERHPRSSKIVGDVKVQIKGDEVIVSGINKEHVGQTMANMEQATKIKGRDPRVFQDGIYLVSKE from the coding sequence ATGGCTCAAGTAACGATTCTTAGGGAGGAAATCCCAATTCCAGAAGGAATAGATGTCACAGTAGACAAAGCAGTGACCGTTAAAGGATCAAAGGGAACTCTAACACGGAACTTCAACAATAAATCCATCCAGATTAAAGTAGAAGATGAAAAAGTAGTGGTTGAAGCACGCTTCCCTAAAAAGAAGGATAAAGCCATGTTAGGAACCATAAGATCCCATATCAGGAACATGATCATAGGATTAACAGATGGGTTTACTTACAATATGAAAATTGTTTACGCTCATTTCCCAATGACAGTTAAAACTGCTGGAAATAAAATTACCATCGAAAACTTCCTTGGTGAAAGGCATCCAAGATCATCTAAAATAGTTGGGGATGTTAAAGTCCAAATTAAAGGTGACGAAGTTATAGTCAGCGGAATTAACAAGGAACATGTTGGGCAGACAATGGCCAACATGGAACAGGCTACAAAAATAAAGGGAAGAGACCCAAGGGTGTTCCAGGATGGAATATACCTTGTTAGCAAGGAATAA
- a CDS encoding 30S ribosomal protein S8, with the protein MTLMDPLADALTNMRNNEMQGNKRCTIRPASKMIGHVLRTMQKEGYIGEFEFVDDDKAGQFMVELEGNINKCGVIKPRHAVKKDEFEKFEKRFLPSKNFGTIILTTPEGIMTHREAKEKGIGGRLLVYVY; encoded by the coding sequence TTGACTCTTATGGATCCTCTTGCAGATGCACTTACAAACATGAGAAACAACGAGATGCAGGGAAATAAAAGATGTACAATCCGACCCGCATCTAAGATGATTGGCCATGTTTTAAGGACAATGCAAAAAGAAGGATATATCGGTGAATTTGAATTCGTCGACGATGACAAAGCAGGACAGTTCATGGTCGAATTAGAAGGAAACATAAACAAGTGCGGTGTAATAAAGCCAAGACACGCCGTTAAGAAAGATGAATTTGAAAAATTTGAAAAGAGGTTTCTACCATCCAAAAACTTTGGAACAATTATATTAACAACCCCCGAGGGTATTATGACCCACAGGGAAGCCAAAGAAAAGGGTATTGGCGGTAGATTACTCGTATATGTTTACTAA
- a CDS encoding 30S ribosomal protein S14 — protein sequence MPRKYGKASRKCSRCNDHSALVRRYNLMLCRQCFRELAARIGFKKYN from the coding sequence TTGCCAAGAAAATACGGAAAAGCTTCAAGGAAATGCAGCAGATGTAATGATCATTCAGCTTTAGTCAGAAGGTACAATCTTATGTTGTGCAGACAATGCTTCAGAGAACTTGCAGCTAGAATTGGATTTAAAAAATATAACTAA
- a CDS encoding 50S ribosomal protein L5, translated as MNQMEGVKIAKATVNIGVGESGERLARAEQLLVNITDQKPVRTISKVTNPEFGIRKGQPIACKVTLRNEKADKAVKMVLDGIGNRLKASQFDTQGNVAFGIEEHIDIPGMRYDPDIGIFGMNVAVTFEKPGYRIKRRRIQHKKVPSKHQVTKEETMEFMKKEFQVNIE; from the coding sequence ATGAACCAGATGGAAGGCGTGAAAATAGCAAAGGCAACAGTGAACATTGGAGTCGGCGAAAGTGGAGAAAGACTTGCAAGGGCTGAGCAACTCCTAGTAAACATCACAGACCAGAAACCGGTACGAACCATAAGTAAGGTCACCAACCCTGAATTTGGAATAAGGAAGGGACAGCCTATAGCATGTAAAGTTACACTCAGAAATGAAAAAGCTGATAAAGCTGTTAAAATGGTACTTGATGGAATTGGAAACAGGTTAAAAGCCAGCCAGTTTGATACGCAAGGTAATGTTGCATTCGGTATAGAAGAGCACATTGACATTCCAGGAATGCGTTACGATCCTGATATAGGTATATTTGGTATGAATGTTGCAGTAACCTTTGAAAAACCAGGTTACAGGATTAAAAGAAGAAGGATCCAGCACAAAAAAGTTCCAAGTAAACACCAGGTCACGAAAGAAGAGACAATGGAATTCATGAAGAAAGAATTCCAGGTTAATATAGAATAG
- a CDS encoding 30S ribosomal protein S4e has translation MAKMGSRKHLKRFKSPVHWPIHPKEDKWTVKPSAGPHAIEESLPLLIVVRDILKVADNAREAKIIINNGDILVDGRARKDYKFPVGFMDVISLPKAEKVYRVLPDHKGRLILHPISKENAEFKLCMITDISTIKGGKTQLNLHDGRNSVVEKAYSSGDVVVVEIPDQTVTDHIKFESGTVGLITGGKHIGELGKVKEINITKSSKPNTVEIETDDGTFLTLADYVFVLGTDKPVISLPGGK, from the coding sequence ATGGCAAAGATGGGATCAAGAAAACATCTTAAACGATTCAAATCACCAGTGCACTGGCCCATTCACCCTAAAGAGGATAAGTGGACTGTAAAACCAAGTGCAGGACCACACGCAATTGAGGAATCATTACCATTACTCATTGTTGTAAGGGACATTTTAAAGGTTGCAGACAATGCAAGGGAAGCAAAAATAATCATCAACAACGGTGATATACTTGTGGACGGCCGTGCAAGAAAAGATTACAAATTCCCCGTGGGATTCATGGATGTAATTTCATTACCTAAAGCTGAAAAGGTTTACAGGGTACTTCCAGATCACAAAGGAAGACTCATACTGCATCCAATAAGCAAGGAAAATGCAGAATTTAAACTATGTATGATCACAGATATATCCACAATAAAAGGTGGTAAAACACAACTCAATCTCCACGATGGAAGAAACTCCGTTGTTGAAAAAGCATACAGTTCTGGAGATGTTGTTGTTGTGGAAATTCCAGATCAAACAGTTACCGATCACATAAAATTCGAAAGTGGTACAGTCGGTCTCATTACTGGTGGTAAACACATAGGAGAACTTGGTAAAGTTAAAGAAATCAACATAACCAAATCATCCAAACCAAACACTGTAGAGATAGAGACAGACGATGGAACATTTCTAACACTAGCAGACTATGTATTTGTTCTTGGAACAGATAAGCCGGTTATTTCACTACCTGGGGGCAAGTAA